Within the Pseudomonas fulva genome, the region CGAGTTCCAGGTACTGCTCCATCAGCACATAGGGGCGCTCCAGTGCCCGCTGCGACCACCACAAGGTGCAGGCCAGGGCAATGCCGATGCCGACCAGCAGGAGGGTGTTGAGATTGGTGAGGGATTTGAGGCGCATGGGCTCGCTTGACGTCCGATCGGTGATGGCACTGCGCCATGCAGTGCGGTCTGATCGGTACGTTATGGCGGCTTTGTGACAAGGTGGTTACGCCCGGGGGCGCGTCGCCCTGTGAGGCCCGGCGACCGACATGCGGTCGCCGGGCACTAGCCGAATTCACCCATAGATTTCGACGCGGTTGCGGCCACCGTTCTTGGCGCGGTACAGGGCCTCGTCGGCACGCTGCGACAGGAGCTTGCTGTCGGCGTCATCGACCATTTCGGCAATGCCGCAGCTAAAGGTGCAGCTCAGGTCGTGGGGGTGGGCCGGGTAGTGGATCTCGGCGAACCGCGCGCGGACTTCGTCCAGTACCCTGGTTGCCGTCTGCGCATCGGTGTTGGGCATCACCACGGCGAATTCCTCGCCGCCATAACGGCCGATGCAGTCGCTCTTGCGCAGGCGCTGCTTGAGGAACAACGCCAGGCTCTTGATCACCCGGTCGCCCATGGGATGGCCGTAGTTGTCGTTGACCTTCTTGAAGTAATCGATATCAATCATCGCGAAGCTCAGCGGCTGCTCGTCGCGCTGGGCGCGAAAGCGCGCATCCTCGAGCAGCTGCAGGGTGTGGGTATGGTTGAACAGCCCGGTCAGGCTGTCGCGTACCATGCGTGCCTTGAGGCTGCGTGCGCGGTCGGCGCGGTTGCGTACGGTGGCGATCAGGTGGCGGGGCTTGATCGGCTTGGTGAGAAAGTCGTCGCCGCCCTCGCTCATCGCATCGAGCTGCTTGTCCAGATCGTCCTCGGCGGACAGGTAGATGATCGGCACGCTGACGTAGCGGTCGTTATGGCGGATCACCTGGGCCAGCTCGGTGCCGTTGCAGGCCGGCATGTACATGTCGAGGATGATCAGGTCCGGCTGGAACTCGGCCAGCTCGTCCATCGCCTGGATCGGCTCGGTGAGCGTGCGGGTGACGATGCCGGCGCTGTTGAGCACCCGCTCGGTGTGGGTGGCCTGGGCGCGGGAATCGTCGACGATCAGCACGCGGTAGGGCTCGTACTGGGCCACGTGGGTCAGCACCTCGATGCGTTCGAGCAGGCTCGAGGCGTCCATGGAGCCGGTAAAGAACTCGCGCCCGCCGGCACGCACCGCCGCCAGGCGGGTTGGGGTGTCGGTGTCTTCGTGGCTGTAGAACAGCACCGGGATCTTTTCCTGCAGGCCTTCCTGAACCGCCTGGGCCAGT harbors:
- a CDS encoding response regulator, producing the protein MTEQEDPSRDRLKQHFAQRVIHQARQVLEVWLRLQRGEWNDAGMQELQEAAQLLQRYAERFEQVEHRELGTRIVACLGVVGANRGRLNSEVISELNQLMQRLSRTGLRHGDRFEHTTLPPLRKPVYLALQHLERAERLAQQLEFFGMNAKPLDTANAFRAAMLERHPAAIVMEIDFAGAGNGLQLAQAVQEGLQEKIPVLFYSHEDTDTPTRLAAVRAGGREFFTGSMDASSLLERIEVLTHVAQYEPYRVLIVDDSRAQATHTERVLNSAGIVTRTLTEPIQAMDELAEFQPDLIILDMYMPACNGTELAQVIRHNDRYVSVPIIYLSAEDDLDKQLDAMSEGGDDFLTKPIKPRHLIATVRNRADRARSLKARMVRDSLTGLFNHTHTLQLLEDARFRAQRDEQPLSFAMIDIDYFKKVNDNYGHPMGDRVIKSLALFLKQRLRKSDCIGRYGGEEFAVVMPNTDAQTATRVLDEVRARFAEIHYPAHPHDLSCTFSCGIAEMVDDADSKLLSQRADEALYRAKNGGRNRVEIYG